A window of the Echeneis naucrates chromosome 3, fEcheNa1.1, whole genome shotgun sequence genome harbors these coding sequences:
- the qser1 gene encoding glutamine and serine-rich protein 1 isoform X1: MMDRNYPTSSFADALAPPAQTVASWAYDRSTASIKPSPSYGATHLHSELLQRQSYTSTHQLPTYTTSHLPAAAGTLDSNSNSSETSIMSFLSAMETRSLQAGPVSASLLPSFRPPSWPAGTNCSSTELYLTGALPSTATFPSPAALSTYQHTGAYPSRSYTTNPSLTLQEPAFSTSANGLFAHHDPLLHLKSSQTVLPSALTFNHLSAPPLGSPLPVQSSTYRSAQESAPHLLQPQFSLLSSTLPASHSATQLYGATVFSGSIEKALQRECSVIKHHQRPSSTTTAPEQLPNTEHPVPEYFGSGSEADVSYQQDPSRQTPGSCSSSTGVDSSQGVNGALQPKTDSVTQAYSSSSATKTKECSAKVALDPAGGEKTHGHNQNLTEPEQYSSPGQNQNSVIANQQSVQLPSLMSNNLSQTYITPHTQSQPPSITSAKLSSIYKSLPSLSSQSGNVTTISQTLVNTSSPGLNQEQEVRYGAQVQGLCQGNLSESYPTSHSQGASNVTFASQSQGQASVTQSHSYATGQSLNQSLSSPYPLTCVRSLPASNSTQDYTLMQPPVGGKPHDTLSQQQAQPHKYVLSATLPTYSSTNQILQNNVRSSIQDIKPTYGKQKLEELPIQDLEALQQATMEGSAADNNMSSPNVIYVVSKMDDHHKTQSVIRSNSRSDDQLMGLSHTHTAQGKDERIGSLSQQHIHLSTTDGQDTANTKTTNSSIVSSLVPLSSEQLKQHPLQLKSSEPHQQDHQNHNQSQSQTQTAHTQFITVPGSQVLLEPNQMILLEQPIVHHAQNPSKLVSVQSIQPSQGLGPVHVQYLQMDQELLGLTVSETHTQQGAVVSGQTSGCPGSSKHHYSQSTIQQSNDAKNHFALNSICFTDSMLLGDDRNILSNVDDILAATVAACGVTPQDFVKATSSAEAEMAVMASSADSKGHYQTVDVRHMSPNFSSAQQPIITNTNSHTLTMTLNGAQMATDIQGQSVHQNSSSELSTNGDGGSSDNDYHLAGQVYDPSGIHSSVKGNAKCIKTEEGLVECQGGEDFPKKKARSKSLTKLGGEEDSGQARAAKRSGQAKRQNSRGSDISLLSGPHSVYDGCPQQERIRQKIREVEEKQPEVKTGFIGSFLDFIKSGPKQQHTASPTRTISRPRKQCVSSKPLPCTLPSFSPKLQTLPGPLILPESQGVSSQQKRLNEDLQNNLETLPSFSSDEEENIGKNQALRNSISSALSALDESSDRKTRTDTQSPGSVMKPDQVPTVPHTVNETRLPPVSTSPQTPNTITRETAFAAKDDPKELPQGQLAVQLMSVAIEGLTDEELSDSGGEGMYRERDEFVVRNEDIENLKETMRAGSEPPAIWKVQKALLQKFVPELRDGKRVFSATNSYLGYFGDAKTMYQRVYVKFLDTVNKREYVRVCSRKPRCKPINSLRGVQVKTLLGLTANPSSVSQTLKPRPKQLKPRAEPPPKKRRKWKEEFSPADSGSSAEEGREDDELNHPMPFASRLLNTRTMKETFRSFIELLISIALDEDVMTALERANDELLLPHMKRMDGMITDNRKRLLHKLHIGQVLKTALDSFPEISVVTELKKDGETPAFKVRLSGRTYNKKTMKPNKMPNKLPQEYTVDQQKTQWFSLYHSLQHYKYHTYLMCKDEIASQRGQIGDLGQEETVQKCLQNGAWVEGLFDRFGELISQVQQACR, from the exons ATGATGGACAGGAACTACCCGACCTCCAGCTTCGCGGACGCGCTGGCTCCTCCAGCACAGACCGTAGCTTCTTGGGCCTATGACCGCAGCACAGCTAGTATCAAgccaag TCCCAGCTATGGTGCAACACACCTTCATTCAGAGCTCCTCCAGCGGCAAAGCTATACTTCGACCCACCAGCTTCCTACTTACACTACGTCACATCTTCCTGCTGCAGCCG GAACACTTGACTCAAACAGTAATAGTTCTGAGACCTCAATCATGAGCTTCCTCTCAGCCATGGAGACTAGAAGCCTTCAGGCTGGTCCTGTTAGTGCCTCTCTACTTCCTTCTTTTAGACCCCCATCATGGCCTGCTG GTACAAACTGCTCTTCCACAGAGCTTTACTTGACTGGTGCCCTGCCTTCTACTGCCACTtttccttcacctgctgctttgtCAACCTATCAACACACTGGTGCCTACCCTTCAAGGAGTTACACTACAAACCCCTCACTGACGCTCCAGGAACCTGCCTTCAGCACATCTGCCAATGGCCTGTTTGCCCACCATGACCCTCTGCTACATCTCAAATCAAGCCAGACTGTGCTTCCTAGTGCTCTTACCTTCAATCATCTCTCTGCCCCTCCTTTGGGTTCTCCTTTGCCTGTCCAGTCCTCCACGTACCGTTCAGCCCAGGAGTCAGCCCCCCACCTCCTACAACCCCAGTTCAGCCTGCTCTCTTCTACATTGCCTGCTTCTCATAGTGCCACACAGCTCTATGGGGCCACAGTTTTTTCTGGCTCTATTGAAAAAGCTCTTCAGCGTGAATGTAGTGTGATCAAGCACCACCAGAGGCCTTCCAGCACCACCACAGCCCCAGAGCAGTTGCCCAATACAGAGCACCCCGTACCGGAATATTTTGGATCTGGCAGTGAAGCGGACGTGTCCTACCAGCAGGACCCATCCCGACAGACCCCAGGGTCCTGCAGCTCTTCCACAGGGGTAGATTCCTCTCAAGGGGTTAATGGTGCTCTACAACCCAAAACAGACTCAGTAACTCAAGCTTATTCGTCTAGTTCTGCTACAAAGACTAAAGAATGCTCTGCAAAAGTAGCTCTGGACCCTGCTGGGGGAGAAAAGACTCATGGCCACAATCAAAATCTGACAGAACCTGAGCAATATTCCTCTCCAGGACAGAACCAGAACTCGGTGATTGCTAATCAGCAGTCAGTACAACTACCTAGTCTAATGTCCAACAATCTGTCGCAAACCTATATCACCccgcacacacagtcacagccCCCCAGTATTACATCAGCCAAACTGTCATCCATTTACAAGtctctgccttctctctctAGCCAGTCTGGCAATGTGACAACTATTAGCCAGACTCTTGTTAACACTTCCAGTCCTGGCCTAAATCAAGAGCAGGAGGTCAGGTATGGAGCCCAGGTCCAGGGCTTATGTCAGGGGAATCTCTCTGAGAGCTACCCCACATCCCACTCTCAGGGTGCCTCAAATGTGACTTTTGCCTCTCAGTCACAGGGGCAAGCTTCAGTGACTCAATCTCATAGCTACGCCACAGGACAATCCCTTAACCAATCACTTAGCTCTCCTTATCCGCTTACATGTGTGCGGAGTCTGCCTGCATCCAATTCTACCCAGGACTACACTCTCATGCAACCCCCAGTGGGAGGTAAACCACATGACACTCTGTCCCAGCAACAAGCACAGCCCCACAAATATGTTTTGTCAGCAACGTTGCCTACCTACTCTTCAACTAATCAAATCTTACAAAATAATGTCAGATCCTCAATACAGGACATAAAGCCAACATATGGCAAACAGAAGCTTGAGGAGCTTCCTATCCAAGATTTGGAGGCTCTGCAGCAGGCAACTATGGAGGGCTCTGCTGCAGATAACAACATGAGTTCTCCCAATGTCATCTATGTTGTTTCAAAAATGGACGAtcatcacaaaacacaaagtgttaTCCGAAGCAATTCACGTTCCGATGACCAACTCATGGGATTGAGTCATACACACACGGCACAGGGAAAGGATGAAAGAATAGGTTCTCTGAGCCAGCAGCACATACATCTAAGCACTACAGATGGTCAGGACACCGCcaacacaaaaactacaaaCTCCAGTATCGTATCTTCACTTGTACCTCTGAGCTCAGAACAGCTTAAGCAGCATCCTCTCCAACTCAAATCCTCTGAGCCACATCAACAAGACCACCAGAATCACAATCAATCCCAGAGCCAGACCCAAACAGCCCACACCCAATTCATCACGGTCCCTGGCTCACAGGTTCTCCTTGAGCCAAACCAGATGATTCTGCTGGAGCAGCCAATTGTCCACCATGCTCAAAACCCTTCAAAATTGGTATCAGTGCAAAGTATCCAACCTTCCCAAGGTCTGGGCCCTGTGCATGTCCAATATCTTCAAATGGATCAGGAACTGCTGGGCCTCACTGTCAGTGAAACCCACACGCAGCAGGGAGCAGTCGTGTCAGGACAGACCTCTGGATGTCCTGGCTCCTCTAAACACCACTATAGCCAGTCAACAATTCAACAGTCAAATGATGCCAAGAACCACTTTGCCCTCAACTCCATTTGCTTCACTGATTCTATGCTACTAGGAgatgacagaaatattttgtcaaatgtTGATGACATCCTGGCTGCCACAGTCGCCGCCTGTGGTGTCACACCGCAAGACTTTGTCAAAGCCACATCctctgctgaagctgaaatgGCTGTTATGGCAAGCTCTGCTGACTCTAAAGGGCATTACCAAACTGTTGATGTCAGGCACATGTCACCTAATTTCTCCTCTGCGCAACAGCCAATTATAACCAACACTAACTCTCACACCTTGACCATGACACTAAATGGAGCTCAGATGGCCACAGACATTCAGGGTCAGTCAGTTCATCAGAACAGCAGTTCTGAGCTTAGCACAAATGGCGATGGAGGGAGCTCTGATAATGATTATCACCTAGCCGGGCAGGTGTATGACCCCTCAGGTATACACAGTAGCGTCAAAGGGAATGCAAAGTGTATTAAAACAGAGGAAGGCCTAGTAGAGTGCCAAGGTGGTGAAGACTTTCCAAAAAAGAAGGCTCGTTCCAAGTCCTTGACTAAACTAGGTGGTGAAGAAGACAGTGGACAGGCTAGAGCAGCTAAGCGCAGTGGGCAGGCAAAGCGGCAAAACTCCAGAGGTAGTGACATCAGCTTGCTTTCTGGTCCACACAGTGTATATGATGGTTGTCCACAACAGGAAAGAATCAGGCAGAAGATCCGTgaagtggaggaaaaacagcCAGAAGTCAAAACTGGCTTCATTGGCTCCTTTCTAGACTTCATCAAATCTGGccccaaacagcagcacactgcAAGTCCAACAAGAACTATCAGTCGGCCCAGAAAGCAATGCGTGTCATCCAAACCACTGCCATGTACCTtgccttctttttctccaaagcTGCAGACTCTACCAGGGCCTTTAATACTCCCAGAGAGTCAAGGAGTGAGCTCTCAGCAGAAACGTCTAAATGAAGATCTGCAAAATAACTTGGAAACGCTGCCATCATTTAGttcagatgaagaagagaaCATTGGGAAGAACCAGGCCCTGAGGAACAGCATTAGCTCGGCTCTTTCAGCTCTGGATGAGTCTTCAGATCGGAAAACCAGGACAG ATACCCAAAGCCCTGGATCAGTGATGAAGCCTGACCAAGTTCCCACTGTGCCACACACTGTCAATGAGACCCGTTTACCACCAGTATCCACTTCACCACAAACACCAAATACCATCACAAGAGAGACTGCATTTGCTGCCAAAGATGACCCAAAAGAGCTTCCGCAAGGGCAGTTAGCGGTGCAGTTGATGAGTGTGGCCATCGAGGGACTGACTGATGAGGAACTGTCGGACAGTGGAGGGGAGGGAATGTACCGGGAAAGAGATGAGTTTGTAGTCAGGAATGAGGATATTGAAAACCTGAAG GAGACAATGAGAGCAGGGAGCGAACCTCCAGCCATCTGGAAAGTTCAGAAGGCCCTACTGCAGAAATTTGTGCCTGAACTCAGAGATGGAAAACGAGTATTTTCAGCCACAAATAGT tATCTTGGATACTTTGGTGATGCCAAGACCATGTACCAGAGGGTATATGTGAAATTCTTGGACACAGTTAACAAAAGGGAGTATGTAAGAGTTTGCAGTAGGAAGCCACGTTGCAAGCCGATTAATTCATTAAG GGGTGTTCAGGTGAAAACTTTGCTGGGCTTGACAGCCAACCCATCCTCAGTCTCTCAAACCCTAAAACCGCGACCCAAACAACTTAAGCCAAGGGCAGAGCCCCCACCtaagaagagaaggaaatggaaagagGAGTTTTCACCTGCAGACTCTGGATCATCTGCAGAAGAGGGCCGTGAAGATGATG AGTTAAACCATCCAATGCCATTTGCATCTCGGTTACTCAACACACGAACCATGAAGGAGACATTCAGAAGTTTCATTGAGCTGCTCATCAGCATTGCTTTAGATGAAGATGTGATGACAGCACTCGAGAGGGCAAATG ATGAGTTGCTGCTGCCACATATGAAAAGAATGGATGGGATGATCACCGACAACCGGAAACGCCTGCTTCACAAACTGCACATTGGGCAGGTCCTGAAG ACAGCTCTAGACAGCTTCCCAGAGATCTCAGTGGTCACAGAACTGAAGAAGGATGGGGAAACCCCGGCTTTCAAGGTGCGTCTCAGTGGGAGGACCTACAACAAGAAGACCATGAAGCCCAATAAAATGCCTAACAAATTGCCACAA GAGTACACAGTGGACCAGCAAAAAACTCAGTGGTTCTCTCTGTACCACTCTTTGCAGCACTACAAGTACCACACTTACCTCATGTGTAAAGACGAG ATTGCATCTCAGCGGGGACAGATAGGGGACCTGGGGCAGGAGGAGACTGTACAGAAGTGTCTGCAGAATGGAGCTTGGGTGGAGGGGCTATTTGATCGATTTGGAGAACTAATCAGTCAAGTGCAGCAGGCCTGCCGATGA
- the qser1 gene encoding glutamine and serine-rich protein 1 isoform X2, with translation MSFLSAMETRSLQAGPVSASLLPSFRPPSWPAGTNCSSTELYLTGALPSTATFPSPAALSTYQHTGAYPSRSYTTNPSLTLQEPAFSTSANGLFAHHDPLLHLKSSQTVLPSALTFNHLSAPPLGSPLPVQSSTYRSAQESAPHLLQPQFSLLSSTLPASHSATQLYGATVFSGSIEKALQRECSVIKHHQRPSSTTTAPEQLPNTEHPVPEYFGSGSEADVSYQQDPSRQTPGSCSSSTGVDSSQGVNGALQPKTDSVTQAYSSSSATKTKECSAKVALDPAGGEKTHGHNQNLTEPEQYSSPGQNQNSVIANQQSVQLPSLMSNNLSQTYITPHTQSQPPSITSAKLSSIYKSLPSLSSQSGNVTTISQTLVNTSSPGLNQEQEVRYGAQVQGLCQGNLSESYPTSHSQGASNVTFASQSQGQASVTQSHSYATGQSLNQSLSSPYPLTCVRSLPASNSTQDYTLMQPPVGGKPHDTLSQQQAQPHKYVLSATLPTYSSTNQILQNNVRSSIQDIKPTYGKQKLEELPIQDLEALQQATMEGSAADNNMSSPNVIYVVSKMDDHHKTQSVIRSNSRSDDQLMGLSHTHTAQGKDERIGSLSQQHIHLSTTDGQDTANTKTTNSSIVSSLVPLSSEQLKQHPLQLKSSEPHQQDHQNHNQSQSQTQTAHTQFITVPGSQVLLEPNQMILLEQPIVHHAQNPSKLVSVQSIQPSQGLGPVHVQYLQMDQELLGLTVSETHTQQGAVVSGQTSGCPGSSKHHYSQSTIQQSNDAKNHFALNSICFTDSMLLGDDRNILSNVDDILAATVAACGVTPQDFVKATSSAEAEMAVMASSADSKGHYQTVDVRHMSPNFSSAQQPIITNTNSHTLTMTLNGAQMATDIQGQSVHQNSSSELSTNGDGGSSDNDYHLAGQVYDPSGIHSSVKGNAKCIKTEEGLVECQGGEDFPKKKARSKSLTKLGGEEDSGQARAAKRSGQAKRQNSRGSDISLLSGPHSVYDGCPQQERIRQKIREVEEKQPEVKTGFIGSFLDFIKSGPKQQHTASPTRTISRPRKQCVSSKPLPCTLPSFSPKLQTLPGPLILPESQGVSSQQKRLNEDLQNNLETLPSFSSDEEENIGKNQALRNSISSALSALDESSDRKTRTDTQSPGSVMKPDQVPTVPHTVNETRLPPVSTSPQTPNTITRETAFAAKDDPKELPQGQLAVQLMSVAIEGLTDEELSDSGGEGMYRERDEFVVRNEDIENLKETMRAGSEPPAIWKVQKALLQKFVPELRDGKRVFSATNSYLGYFGDAKTMYQRVYVKFLDTVNKREYVRVCSRKPRCKPINSLRGVQVKTLLGLTANPSSVSQTLKPRPKQLKPRAEPPPKKRRKWKEEFSPADSGSSAEEGREDDELNHPMPFASRLLNTRTMKETFRSFIELLISIALDEDVMTALERANDELLLPHMKRMDGMITDNRKRLLHKLHIGQVLKTALDSFPEISVVTELKKDGETPAFKVRLSGRTYNKKTMKPNKMPNKLPQEYTVDQQKTQWFSLYHSLQHYKYHTYLMCKDEIASQRGQIGDLGQEETVQKCLQNGAWVEGLFDRFGELISQVQQACR, from the exons ATGAGCTTCCTCTCAGCCATGGAGACTAGAAGCCTTCAGGCTGGTCCTGTTAGTGCCTCTCTACTTCCTTCTTTTAGACCCCCATCATGGCCTGCTG GTACAAACTGCTCTTCCACAGAGCTTTACTTGACTGGTGCCCTGCCTTCTACTGCCACTtttccttcacctgctgctttgtCAACCTATCAACACACTGGTGCCTACCCTTCAAGGAGTTACACTACAAACCCCTCACTGACGCTCCAGGAACCTGCCTTCAGCACATCTGCCAATGGCCTGTTTGCCCACCATGACCCTCTGCTACATCTCAAATCAAGCCAGACTGTGCTTCCTAGTGCTCTTACCTTCAATCATCTCTCTGCCCCTCCTTTGGGTTCTCCTTTGCCTGTCCAGTCCTCCACGTACCGTTCAGCCCAGGAGTCAGCCCCCCACCTCCTACAACCCCAGTTCAGCCTGCTCTCTTCTACATTGCCTGCTTCTCATAGTGCCACACAGCTCTATGGGGCCACAGTTTTTTCTGGCTCTATTGAAAAAGCTCTTCAGCGTGAATGTAGTGTGATCAAGCACCACCAGAGGCCTTCCAGCACCACCACAGCCCCAGAGCAGTTGCCCAATACAGAGCACCCCGTACCGGAATATTTTGGATCTGGCAGTGAAGCGGACGTGTCCTACCAGCAGGACCCATCCCGACAGACCCCAGGGTCCTGCAGCTCTTCCACAGGGGTAGATTCCTCTCAAGGGGTTAATGGTGCTCTACAACCCAAAACAGACTCAGTAACTCAAGCTTATTCGTCTAGTTCTGCTACAAAGACTAAAGAATGCTCTGCAAAAGTAGCTCTGGACCCTGCTGGGGGAGAAAAGACTCATGGCCACAATCAAAATCTGACAGAACCTGAGCAATATTCCTCTCCAGGACAGAACCAGAACTCGGTGATTGCTAATCAGCAGTCAGTACAACTACCTAGTCTAATGTCCAACAATCTGTCGCAAACCTATATCACCccgcacacacagtcacagccCCCCAGTATTACATCAGCCAAACTGTCATCCATTTACAAGtctctgccttctctctctAGCCAGTCTGGCAATGTGACAACTATTAGCCAGACTCTTGTTAACACTTCCAGTCCTGGCCTAAATCAAGAGCAGGAGGTCAGGTATGGAGCCCAGGTCCAGGGCTTATGTCAGGGGAATCTCTCTGAGAGCTACCCCACATCCCACTCTCAGGGTGCCTCAAATGTGACTTTTGCCTCTCAGTCACAGGGGCAAGCTTCAGTGACTCAATCTCATAGCTACGCCACAGGACAATCCCTTAACCAATCACTTAGCTCTCCTTATCCGCTTACATGTGTGCGGAGTCTGCCTGCATCCAATTCTACCCAGGACTACACTCTCATGCAACCCCCAGTGGGAGGTAAACCACATGACACTCTGTCCCAGCAACAAGCACAGCCCCACAAATATGTTTTGTCAGCAACGTTGCCTACCTACTCTTCAACTAATCAAATCTTACAAAATAATGTCAGATCCTCAATACAGGACATAAAGCCAACATATGGCAAACAGAAGCTTGAGGAGCTTCCTATCCAAGATTTGGAGGCTCTGCAGCAGGCAACTATGGAGGGCTCTGCTGCAGATAACAACATGAGTTCTCCCAATGTCATCTATGTTGTTTCAAAAATGGACGAtcatcacaaaacacaaagtgttaTCCGAAGCAATTCACGTTCCGATGACCAACTCATGGGATTGAGTCATACACACACGGCACAGGGAAAGGATGAAAGAATAGGTTCTCTGAGCCAGCAGCACATACATCTAAGCACTACAGATGGTCAGGACACCGCcaacacaaaaactacaaaCTCCAGTATCGTATCTTCACTTGTACCTCTGAGCTCAGAACAGCTTAAGCAGCATCCTCTCCAACTCAAATCCTCTGAGCCACATCAACAAGACCACCAGAATCACAATCAATCCCAGAGCCAGACCCAAACAGCCCACACCCAATTCATCACGGTCCCTGGCTCACAGGTTCTCCTTGAGCCAAACCAGATGATTCTGCTGGAGCAGCCAATTGTCCACCATGCTCAAAACCCTTCAAAATTGGTATCAGTGCAAAGTATCCAACCTTCCCAAGGTCTGGGCCCTGTGCATGTCCAATATCTTCAAATGGATCAGGAACTGCTGGGCCTCACTGTCAGTGAAACCCACACGCAGCAGGGAGCAGTCGTGTCAGGACAGACCTCTGGATGTCCTGGCTCCTCTAAACACCACTATAGCCAGTCAACAATTCAACAGTCAAATGATGCCAAGAACCACTTTGCCCTCAACTCCATTTGCTTCACTGATTCTATGCTACTAGGAgatgacagaaatattttgtcaaatgtTGATGACATCCTGGCTGCCACAGTCGCCGCCTGTGGTGTCACACCGCAAGACTTTGTCAAAGCCACATCctctgctgaagctgaaatgGCTGTTATGGCAAGCTCTGCTGACTCTAAAGGGCATTACCAAACTGTTGATGTCAGGCACATGTCACCTAATTTCTCCTCTGCGCAACAGCCAATTATAACCAACACTAACTCTCACACCTTGACCATGACACTAAATGGAGCTCAGATGGCCACAGACATTCAGGGTCAGTCAGTTCATCAGAACAGCAGTTCTGAGCTTAGCACAAATGGCGATGGAGGGAGCTCTGATAATGATTATCACCTAGCCGGGCAGGTGTATGACCCCTCAGGTATACACAGTAGCGTCAAAGGGAATGCAAAGTGTATTAAAACAGAGGAAGGCCTAGTAGAGTGCCAAGGTGGTGAAGACTTTCCAAAAAAGAAGGCTCGTTCCAAGTCCTTGACTAAACTAGGTGGTGAAGAAGACAGTGGACAGGCTAGAGCAGCTAAGCGCAGTGGGCAGGCAAAGCGGCAAAACTCCAGAGGTAGTGACATCAGCTTGCTTTCTGGTCCACACAGTGTATATGATGGTTGTCCACAACAGGAAAGAATCAGGCAGAAGATCCGTgaagtggaggaaaaacagcCAGAAGTCAAAACTGGCTTCATTGGCTCCTTTCTAGACTTCATCAAATCTGGccccaaacagcagcacactgcAAGTCCAACAAGAACTATCAGTCGGCCCAGAAAGCAATGCGTGTCATCCAAACCACTGCCATGTACCTtgccttctttttctccaaagcTGCAGACTCTACCAGGGCCTTTAATACTCCCAGAGAGTCAAGGAGTGAGCTCTCAGCAGAAACGTCTAAATGAAGATCTGCAAAATAACTTGGAAACGCTGCCATCATTTAGttcagatgaagaagagaaCATTGGGAAGAACCAGGCCCTGAGGAACAGCATTAGCTCGGCTCTTTCAGCTCTGGATGAGTCTTCAGATCGGAAAACCAGGACAG ATACCCAAAGCCCTGGATCAGTGATGAAGCCTGACCAAGTTCCCACTGTGCCACACACTGTCAATGAGACCCGTTTACCACCAGTATCCACTTCACCACAAACACCAAATACCATCACAAGAGAGACTGCATTTGCTGCCAAAGATGACCCAAAAGAGCTTCCGCAAGGGCAGTTAGCGGTGCAGTTGATGAGTGTGGCCATCGAGGGACTGACTGATGAGGAACTGTCGGACAGTGGAGGGGAGGGAATGTACCGGGAAAGAGATGAGTTTGTAGTCAGGAATGAGGATATTGAAAACCTGAAG GAGACAATGAGAGCAGGGAGCGAACCTCCAGCCATCTGGAAAGTTCAGAAGGCCCTACTGCAGAAATTTGTGCCTGAACTCAGAGATGGAAAACGAGTATTTTCAGCCACAAATAGT tATCTTGGATACTTTGGTGATGCCAAGACCATGTACCAGAGGGTATATGTGAAATTCTTGGACACAGTTAACAAAAGGGAGTATGTAAGAGTTTGCAGTAGGAAGCCACGTTGCAAGCCGATTAATTCATTAAG GGGTGTTCAGGTGAAAACTTTGCTGGGCTTGACAGCCAACCCATCCTCAGTCTCTCAAACCCTAAAACCGCGACCCAAACAACTTAAGCCAAGGGCAGAGCCCCCACCtaagaagagaaggaaatggaaagagGAGTTTTCACCTGCAGACTCTGGATCATCTGCAGAAGAGGGCCGTGAAGATGATG AGTTAAACCATCCAATGCCATTTGCATCTCGGTTACTCAACACACGAACCATGAAGGAGACATTCAGAAGTTTCATTGAGCTGCTCATCAGCATTGCTTTAGATGAAGATGTGATGACAGCACTCGAGAGGGCAAATG ATGAGTTGCTGCTGCCACATATGAAAAGAATGGATGGGATGATCACCGACAACCGGAAACGCCTGCTTCACAAACTGCACATTGGGCAGGTCCTGAAG ACAGCTCTAGACAGCTTCCCAGAGATCTCAGTGGTCACAGAACTGAAGAAGGATGGGGAAACCCCGGCTTTCAAGGTGCGTCTCAGTGGGAGGACCTACAACAAGAAGACCATGAAGCCCAATAAAATGCCTAACAAATTGCCACAA GAGTACACAGTGGACCAGCAAAAAACTCAGTGGTTCTCTCTGTACCACTCTTTGCAGCACTACAAGTACCACACTTACCTCATGTGTAAAGACGAG ATTGCATCTCAGCGGGGACAGATAGGGGACCTGGGGCAGGAGGAGACTGTACAGAAGTGTCTGCAGAATGGAGCTTGGGTGGAGGGGCTATTTGATCGATTTGGAGAACTAATCAGTCAAGTGCAGCAGGCCTGCCGATGA